One window of the Lytechinus pictus isolate F3 Inbred chromosome 5, Lp3.0, whole genome shotgun sequence genome contains the following:
- the LOC129262612 gene encoding uncharacterized protein LOC129262612, protein MADQAKQQDQPQGLTCPLCLSDFKNPTLLRCGHTFCKVCLEDYDEQQYGRNYMECPVCRKRTKLERDRIAGLSPNFSLKGLQDELKFGKDVHCPLHRREDKNIFCELCEDFICITCFIETHQGHKIKSKVELGEELKKQRLAIIKESEAGKTKLDKICIESTQQRKEIQCYIKKIKKKIEDAFAKKYTTLKENENNLIKRVNVISDTCDEPILRSQFDHLDLMAEIDASVTILKCHESLHLQNHVLKEHYQHCITLENTLKKIKNFNEVKQQYMSQVQVAMNTKFYPAQDTLLDVGHIKVGDVQPEKTSPLGSPGDKEQADKRNSNISDSSKKHTPDMLQEGKAEERSQEVKKTASVTENPPGDEEKGLKVKTKSGKRVTEENSVPSQESTLPGAKSAPRSSQGKRNTAIKDIQELSQVNHVPTLVDTIPGPNTGKRSCQQVKTTAPENSPGGKGKGGKVKTKNGRKINENALPSNSNMLPGSVGGMAVKRSSQDLRKTAPGTTNSSEDKEKRKSKLSKKQENSAATCTCNPATTLASTLPGGKSVASISQLNFTPENVKSPGWNGNEGKAKLKNGQAINKGNPLSTLPDDASENTPSTSSSDPSTTFTAAKISSGKIQPCTRGKAGAEPSTIKKNSLTIVKEVESGGHIYGLGALSSCSVVVGHGCLTPSPECISLSGERKPHLNLREAGGIACLANGKIAVSSRDYSYHIYNAEGSLDNSYCIPRLVFLSYPRLCSDQHGDIYVATGNSKIYIFNSSDPFPHTFIQTGKVKARHVSVAKTGAIIICGSLKRKTLHPLQSVTVYNREGHTGSSIKSNNMMIEHMYAAVDSQDRVIVARMKDRSNTIRLTRYTLQELTLFKEVTFKSLTLPFLVESYMHRGSYDSSCMVSLSPTMIVFSYSHRLYFIELPQ, encoded by the coding sequence ATGGCTGACCAAGCAAAGCAGCAGGACCAACCCCAAGGGCTTACCTGTCCTCTTTGTCTTAGTGACTTCAAGAACCCAACCCTTTTAAGATGCGGACATACATTCTGTAAGGTCTGTCTGGAGGATTATGATGAGCAACAGTATGGTAGAAATTACATGGAGTGCCCCGTGTGTAGAAAACGCACAAAGCTAGAGAGAGACAGGATTGCAGGACTCTCGCCTAACTTTTCACTCAAGGGTCTCCAGGATGAGCTTAAGTTTGGTAAGGATGTCCATTGTCCACTTCATAGGAGAGAGGATAAGAATATATTTTGTGAACTCTGTGAGGATTTCATTTGTATCACTTGCTTTATAGAAACCCATCAAGgacacaaaataaaatcaaaagtgGAATTAGGAGAAGAATTGAAAAAGCAGAGATTGGCTATTATTAAAGAAAGCGAAGCTGGGAAAACTAAACTTGATAAGATATGCATTGAATCAACACAACAAAGGAAAGAAATCCAGTGctatataaagaaaataaagaaaaaaatagaggaTGCATTTGCCAAAAAATATACCActctgaaagaaaatgaaaataacttaATCAAACGGGTCAATGTGATCAGCGACACATGTGATGAGCCAATATTAAGGAGCCAATTTGATCATTTAGATTTAATGGCTGAAATTGACGCTTCAGTTACTATCTTGAAATGCCATGAATCACTGCATTTGCAAAACCATGTTCTGAAAGAACATTATCAGCATTGCATTACTCTTGAAAACACTCTCAAGAAGATCAAGAATTTCAATGAGGTCAAACAGCAATACATGTCCCAAGTACAAGTTGCAATGAACACAAAGTTTTATCCTGCTCAGGATACACTACTTGATGTAGGTCATATCAAGGTAGGAGATGTTCAGCCAGAAAAGACATCTCCGTTGGGTTCACCAGGCGACAAAGAACAGGCCGATAAAAGAAATTCAAATATCAGTGATTCATCAAAGAAACATACACCTGACATGCTACAAGAGGGAAAGGCAGAAGAAAGAAGTCAAGAAGTGAAGAAAACTGCCTCAGTGACTGAGAATCCCCCAGGAGATGAGGAGAAAGGACTGAAGGTCAAAACAAAGAGTGGAAAAAGGGTAACTGAGGAAAATTCTGTGCCCTCTCAGGAAAGCACACTGCCTGGAGCAAAGTCTGCACCTAGAAGCAGTCAGGGAAAAAGGAATACTGCAATTAAAGACATACAAGAGCTATCACAAGTTAATCATGTGCCTACTCTTGTTGACACGATACCAGGACCAAATACTGGAAAAAGAAGCTGTCAACAGGTAAAGACAACTGCACCAGAGAATTCCCCAGGAGGTAAGGGGAAAGGAGGAAAGGTCAAAACAAAGAATGGAAGAAAGATAAATGAGAATGCTTTGCCTTCCAATTCAAACATGCTACCAGGGTCTGTAGGAGGAATGGCAGTAAAAAGAAGCAGTCAAGATTTGAGGAAAACTGCCCCAGGAACTACAAATTCCTCAGAAgacaaagagaaaagaaagagtaaATTGAGTAAGAAGCAAGAAAACAgtgctgctacatgtacatgtaatcctGCGACTACCCTTGCCAGCACACTACCTGGAGGGAAGTCAGTAGCTAGTATCAGTCAGCTAAACTTCACGCCTGAAAATGTAAAGTCTCCAGGCTGGAACGGGAATGAAGGAAAAGCCAAGTTGAAGAATGGACAGGCAATCAATAAGGGTAATCCTTTGTCTACCCTTCCTGATGATGCTTCTGAAAATACTCCATCAACTAGTAGCAGTGACCCGTCAACGACATTCACTGCGGCAAAAATCAGCTCTGGTAAGATTCAACCTTGTACCAGAGGTAAAGCAGGTGCAGAGCCATCAACGATCAAGAAGAATTCACTTACCATTGTAAAAGAAGTTGAATCAGGTGGGCATATCTATGGGTTGGGAGCTCTGTCTTCTTGTTCAGTTGTTGTAGGTCATGGTTGTCTTACGCCGAGTCCCGAGTGTATTTCTTTGTCAGGTGAGAGGAAACCTCATCTAAATCTAAGGGAAGCAGGTGGCATTGCTTGCCTTGCCAATGGTAAAATAGCAGTATCGAGTCGTGattattcatatcatatttACAATGCTGAAGGCTCACTGGATAATTCATATTGCATTCCAAGGCTTGTCTTTTTGTCTTATCCCAGACTATGTAGTGATCAGCATGGTGATATCTATGTTGCCACTGGTAACTCAaagatttatattttcaataGCAGCGATCCTTTTCCCCATACCTTCATCCAAACTGGGAAAGTTAAAGCAAGACACGTGTCTGTCGCCAAGACCGGTGCCATTATCATCTGTGGAAGCTTAAAACGCAAGACGCTGCATCCGCTACAATCAGTCACTGTATACAACAGAGAAGGTCATACTGGTAGCTCAATCAAGTCCAATAATATGATGATTGAACACATGTATGCTGCGGTAGATAGTCAAGATCGAGTAATAGTAGCTAGGATGAAAGACAGAAGTAATACCATCAGACTGACTAGATACACACTTCAAGAGCTAACACTCTTCAAAGAAGTTACATTCAAATCACTCACACTACCATTTCTTGTAGAGAGCTACATGCACCGTGGTAGCTATGATAGTTCTTGCATGGTCAGCCTCTCTCCTACTATGATTGTGTTTTCTTACTCGCATCGCTTGTATTTCATAGAGCTTCCTCAGTAG
- the LOC135154215 gene encoding BDNF/NT-3 growth factors receptor-like isoform X5 produces MYLYSLEELFLANNPLVCSNCQNNWLREPHQDLELGENLTCVDNGTQIFMQTFVVDNCRVPSVNVTPRHLEIKNGDSFNASCEVDGEPHPSLRWDVSRLMSPYQLVNISERQQIIMVQNASYKDTGLLECIVSSVAGWNAAEVNLTVKVAPKINRFWGPIKRFHYCIDLNVTALPTPNVTIYHNGTKELHYDSRLSNVTINSHPTMRRYEVTNKARTPWEIFGCLTFLLPSHYDNGNYTLVVSNELGSDRKNISAIFFDGSVSIPDYPETGSPSSQDNRTRTLNPPRDTRGTPSYVYILAAVGAGILLIVLVLIGRKYYTKKRERFRNLGDGSATPFTSVACVLDAKRGEDRVDLVHMIPNPNYLARTDRRSGSTAINHISRDTIRFIGELGEGAFGVVCLGQCEELPGAEGPTMVAIKTLKDASVGDARTDFEREAELLTNLQHKNIVTFYGVCIDHEPFFMVFEYMENGDLNNYLKSRGPDADCFTRSQALLPLTVKELLYIAKQIASGMVYMASQHFVHRDMATRNCLVGDRLIVKIADFGMSRDVYSTDYYRVGGHTMLPVRWMPPESIIYRTYSVESDVWSYGVVLWEIFEYGKQPWFGLSNHEVIEYIHNGILLDCPKGCPKEVYKIMLGCWQRQPTQRMLIKDVHDAISRLSDENTPMVDIVGRNTLV; encoded by the exons ATGTACCTGTATAGCCTTGAAGAATT ATTCCTTGCCAACAACCCTCTTGTGTGTAGTAACTGTCAGAATAACTGGCTTCGAGAGCCCCACCAGGATCTAGAACTAGGTGAAAATCTCACTTGTGTCGACAATGGTACACAGATCTTCATGCAAACTTTCGTTGTGGATAACTGTA GAGTTCCATCTGTGAATGTGACGCCAAGGCACCTTGAAATAAAGAATGGCGACTCGTTCAACGCGAGCTGTGAGGTGGATGGAGAACCTCACCCTAGCTTGAGATGGGATGTAAGTCGATTGATGTCTCCTTATCAACTTGTTAATATCAGCGAGAGACAACAGATTATCATGGTCCAGAATGCATCATATAAGGATACCGGACTCCTGGAGTGTATTGTTAGTAGTGTGGCGGGATGGAATGCCGCTGAGGTCAACCTCACAGTCAAGG TTGCACCAAAGATCAACCGATTCTGGGGACCGATCAAGAGATTCCACTACTGCATTGATCTAAACGTGACGGCCCTACCAACCCCTAATGTCACCATCTACCATAACGGTACCAAGGAACTCCACTATGATAGCAGACTATCAAACGTCACCATCAACTCACACCCAACAATGAGAAGATACGAGGTCACCAACAAGGCTAGGACTCCATGGGAGATATTTGGTTGCCTGACGTTTCTCCTTCCATCGCACTACGATAACGGCAACTACACGCTGGTCGTTTCTAACGAACTTGGCTCGGATAGGAAAAACATCAGTGCCATATTCTTTGATGGAAGTG TTTCTATACCTGATTATCCTGAAACGGGCAGCCCCTCTTCGCAAGATAACCGCACCCGCACGCTCAACCCTCCCCGCGACACCAGAGGGACACCGAGTTAC GTTTACATCTTGGCAGCAGTTGGAGCAGGTATACTTCTGATTGTCTTGGTGCTGATTGGTCGGAAGTACTATACGAAGAAACGCGAAAGATTCCGAAACCTTGGCGATGGCAGTGCGACCCCGTTTACATCAGTCGCATGTGTTCTGGATGCGAAGAGAGGGGAAGACCGAGTTGATTTGGTCCACATGATTCCTAATCCTAACTACCTGGCTCGAACTGATCGTAGATCTGGTAGTA CTGCAATCAATCACATTTCTCGTGATACCATCCGATTCATTGGCGAGCTTGGTGAAGGAGCATTCGGTGTGGTGTGTCTGGGACAGTGTGAAGAACTTCCTGGAGCAGAAGGTCCTACCATGGTAGCCATCAAGACACTCAAAGACGCCTCAGTTGGGGACGCTAGGACGGACTTTGAGAGAGAAGCAGAATTACTCACTAATCTACAGCATAAGAACATTGTAACGTTCTATGGAGTCTGTATCGACCACGAACCTTTCTTCATGGTCTTTGAATATATGGAGAATGGAGATCTTAACAACTATCTGAA ATCTCGCGGCCCTGATGCTGATTGTTTCACCCGTAGCCAAGCCTTACTTCCCTTGACTGTAAAAGAACTCCTCTACATTGCAAAACAAATAGCATCTGGTATGGTTTATATGGCTTCTCAACACTTCGTCCATCGAGACATGGCCACCAGGAATTGCTTGGTTGGGGATCGACTCATTGTGAAGATAGCAGACTTTGGAATGTCAAGAGATGTTTATAGCACAGACTACTACAGG GTTGGAGGCCATACCATGCTACCTGTCCGCTGGATGCCCCCTGAAAGCATTATCTACAGAACGTACTCAGTGGAGAGTGACGTATGGAGCTATGGTGTTGTCCTTTGGGAGATCTTTGAGTATGGAAAGCAGCCTTGGTTTGGACTATCTAATCATGAG GTAATTGAGTACATTCATAATGGAATATTACTGGACTGCCCGAAAGGATGCCCCAAGGAGGTCTATAAGATCATGTTAGGATGTTGGCAGCGACAACCCACACAGCGCATGCTCATCAAAGATGTGCACGACGCCATCTCTCGGCTATCCGATGAGAACACTCCCATGGTTGACATTGTTGGGAGGAACACTTTGGTGTAG
- the LOC135154215 gene encoding BDNF/NT-3 growth factors receptor-like isoform X4: protein MYLYSLEELFLANNPLVCSNCQNNWLREPHQDLELGENLTCVDNGTQIFMQTFVVDNCRVPSVNVTPRHLEIKNGDSFNASCEVDGEPHPSLRWDVSRLMSPYQLVNISERQQIIMVQNASYKDTGLLECIVSSVAGWNAAEVNLTVKVAPKINRFWGPIKRFHYCIDLNVTALPTPNVTIYHNGTKELHYDSRLSNVTINSHPTMRRYEVTNKARTPWEIFGCLTFLLPSHYDNGNYTLVVSNELGSDRKNISAIFFDGSEAPYPEKRETPAPDGSDNTLKPKTSGPKGPPLDPSTRQPHKMDSVPVYILAAVGAGILLIVLVLIGRKYYTKKRERFRNLGDGSATPFTSVACVLDAKRGEDRVDLVHMIPNPNYLARTDRRSGSTAINHISRDTIRFIGELGEGAFGVVCLGQCEELPGAEGPTMVAIKTLKDASVGDARTDFEREAELLTNLQHKNIVTFYGVCIDHEPFFMVFEYMENGDLNNYLKSRGPDADCFTRSQALLPLTVKELLYIAKQIASGMVYMASQHFVHRDMATRNCLVGDRLIVKIADFGMSRDVYSTDYYRVGGHTMLPVRWMPPESIIYRTYSVESDVWSYGVVLWEIFEYGKQPWFGLSNHEVIEYIHNGILLDCPKGCPKEVYKIMLGCWQRQPTQRMLIKDVHDAISRLSDENTPMVDIVGRNTLV from the exons ATGTACCTGTATAGCCTTGAAGAATT ATTCCTTGCCAACAACCCTCTTGTGTGTAGTAACTGTCAGAATAACTGGCTTCGAGAGCCCCACCAGGATCTAGAACTAGGTGAAAATCTCACTTGTGTCGACAATGGTACACAGATCTTCATGCAAACTTTCGTTGTGGATAACTGTA GAGTTCCATCTGTGAATGTGACGCCAAGGCACCTTGAAATAAAGAATGGCGACTCGTTCAACGCGAGCTGTGAGGTGGATGGAGAACCTCACCCTAGCTTGAGATGGGATGTAAGTCGATTGATGTCTCCTTATCAACTTGTTAATATCAGCGAGAGACAACAGATTATCATGGTCCAGAATGCATCATATAAGGATACCGGACTCCTGGAGTGTATTGTTAGTAGTGTGGCGGGATGGAATGCCGCTGAGGTCAACCTCACAGTCAAGG TTGCACCAAAGATCAACCGATTCTGGGGACCGATCAAGAGATTCCACTACTGCATTGATCTAAACGTGACGGCCCTACCAACCCCTAATGTCACCATCTACCATAACGGTACCAAGGAACTCCACTATGATAGCAGACTATCAAACGTCACCATCAACTCACACCCAACAATGAGAAGATACGAGGTCACCAACAAGGCTAGGACTCCATGGGAGATATTTGGTTGCCTGACGTTTCTCCTTCCATCGCACTACGATAACGGCAACTACACGCTGGTCGTTTCTAACGAACTTGGCTCGGATAGGAAAAACATCAGTGCCATATTCTTTGATGGAAGTG AAGCTCCTTACCCTGAGAAACGTGAGACACCTGCTCCCGATGGCAGTGACAACACTCTCAAACCAAAAACATCTGGACCTAAAGGACCACCTCTCGACCCTTCTACCAGGCAACCACATAAAATGGACTCGGTTCCT GTTTACATCTTGGCAGCAGTTGGAGCAGGTATACTTCTGATTGTCTTGGTGCTGATTGGTCGGAAGTACTATACGAAGAAACGCGAAAGATTCCGAAACCTTGGCGATGGCAGTGCGACCCCGTTTACATCAGTCGCATGTGTTCTGGATGCGAAGAGAGGGGAAGACCGAGTTGATTTGGTCCACATGATTCCTAATCCTAACTACCTGGCTCGAACTGATCGTAGATCTGGTAGTA CTGCAATCAATCACATTTCTCGTGATACCATCCGATTCATTGGCGAGCTTGGTGAAGGAGCATTCGGTGTGGTGTGTCTGGGACAGTGTGAAGAACTTCCTGGAGCAGAAGGTCCTACCATGGTAGCCATCAAGACACTCAAAGACGCCTCAGTTGGGGACGCTAGGACGGACTTTGAGAGAGAAGCAGAATTACTCACTAATCTACAGCATAAGAACATTGTAACGTTCTATGGAGTCTGTATCGACCACGAACCTTTCTTCATGGTCTTTGAATATATGGAGAATGGAGATCTTAACAACTATCTGAA ATCTCGCGGCCCTGATGCTGATTGTTTCACCCGTAGCCAAGCCTTACTTCCCTTGACTGTAAAAGAACTCCTCTACATTGCAAAACAAATAGCATCTGGTATGGTTTATATGGCTTCTCAACACTTCGTCCATCGAGACATGGCCACCAGGAATTGCTTGGTTGGGGATCGACTCATTGTGAAGATAGCAGACTTTGGAATGTCAAGAGATGTTTATAGCACAGACTACTACAGG GTTGGAGGCCATACCATGCTACCTGTCCGCTGGATGCCCCCTGAAAGCATTATCTACAGAACGTACTCAGTGGAGAGTGACGTATGGAGCTATGGTGTTGTCCTTTGGGAGATCTTTGAGTATGGAAAGCAGCCTTGGTTTGGACTATCTAATCATGAG GTAATTGAGTACATTCATAATGGAATATTACTGGACTGCCCGAAAGGATGCCCCAAGGAGGTCTATAAGATCATGTTAGGATGTTGGCAGCGACAACCCACACAGCGCATGCTCATCAAAGATGTGCACGACGCCATCTCTCGGCTATCCGATGAGAACACTCCCATGGTTGACATTGTTGGGAGGAACACTTTGGTGTAG